The Clostridia bacterium DNA window GGCGCAGCCGCCCTCCTGCTCCTGGGCCGCCCCACCGGTTCTGGAACCGGATGGGAGGCATGCCTCCGGTTTACCCGGTCCCGGGAATTAAAGTTTAGCTTGATCTGCATGGCCTCACCTCGCCAAGCCAAGGCTAACATTAATATACTATGCGAGGGAACAAGGAATGCTCAACGGGGAAGCTGTCCAAAAATTAGACCTCCTTTCAGTAAGGAGGCCTAACTCAAATTCGTTAAACTAACCGGTTTTTGCGGCGCCAGGGTGGAAATAGCATGTTTATAAATCATCTGCTGTTTACCGTCCACTTCGAGGATCACCGTAAAATTATCGAAGCCCTTCACCAAACCTTTTAGCTGAAAACCGTTTACCAAAAAGACGGTAACCGGGATGTTTTCTTTCCGGACATGGTTCAGAAAGACATCCTGGATATTTGCTTGGGCTTTACTCATCGTACTCCCTCCAAACCTGGAAAAATGGTTAAATCAGTTACTAATGCCTAATTCTACATTGTTGGCAATACTCCTGCTTATCACCTGAGCGATTTCAGCTGCCAGGGCACTTTTATCCGGAAAATGCTGTACATTAAACCATATGATTCTGGGATCCCTTTTAAACCAGGTTAACTGCCTTTTCGCAAATCGCCGGGTATCTC harbors:
- the hfq gene encoding RNA chaperone Hfq; the encoded protein is MSKAQANIQDVFLNHVRKENIPVTVFLVNGFQLKGLVKGFDNFTVILEVDGKQQMIYKHAISTLAPQKPVSLTNLS